A part of Leifsonia xyli subsp. xyli str. CTCB07 genomic DNA contains:
- a CDS encoding phytoene desaturase family protein, protein MSDPEAHRGTASHDVVIVGGGHNGLTAAAYLASAGKSVIVLERLDDVGGAAVSTQAFPGVEARLSRYSSLVSLLPQRIVDDLGLDIRLARRRHSSYVPVPGDPDSAGLLIDGDDDAATASSFSLIGAAGDAAALTAFSAATGKAARALWPTVTEPLLTRSEARALVADDELWEALIERPIGGFIETRLRNDLVRGVVATAGLIGTFASTDDPELAQNRCFLYHVIGQGTGHWDVPVGGMGAVTDELLRVAREAGARIVTGAEVTGIAPGGSVRYTRNGHERRVDGTHILVNAAPAVLDRLLGEEPTTPRPQAEGAQVAVNLLLKRLPHLRDQSIDPKAAFGGTIHINESYTQLEQAHSGMLRGVMPDLLPCQISCHTLTDPSVLDPDLAASGAQTIAVFGLHTPDRWLTDENNEATRQRLQTAALASLNSVLAEPIEDLLLTDANGDPCIETKTTRDLERDLNLPGGNIFHGPLTWPFAEDGDPLDTPAERWGVATEHPRILLCGSGARRGGAVSGLGGHNAAMAVLEG, encoded by the coding sequence ATGAGCGACCCCGAAGCCCATCGAGGCACCGCAAGTCACGATGTGGTGATCGTCGGCGGCGGTCACAACGGACTCACCGCCGCCGCCTACCTGGCGAGCGCCGGCAAGAGCGTCATCGTGCTGGAACGCCTGGACGATGTGGGCGGCGCTGCCGTAAGTACACAAGCTTTCCCCGGTGTCGAGGCGCGCCTCTCCCGGTACTCCTCCCTCGTCAGCCTGCTTCCCCAGCGCATCGTCGACGACCTGGGCCTCGACATCCGCCTCGCCCGCCGCCGCCACTCCTCGTACGTTCCCGTCCCGGGCGACCCGGACAGCGCAGGACTGCTGATCGACGGCGACGACGATGCGGCGACGGCGTCCTCCTTCTCGCTCATCGGCGCCGCGGGCGACGCCGCCGCCCTCACCGCGTTCTCCGCAGCGACCGGGAAAGCGGCCCGCGCGCTCTGGCCAACTGTCACCGAACCTCTCCTCACCCGGTCGGAAGCCCGGGCCCTCGTCGCGGACGACGAACTGTGGGAGGCGCTGATCGAGCGCCCGATCGGCGGTTTCATCGAGACCCGCCTGCGCAACGACCTCGTTCGCGGCGTTGTGGCGACCGCCGGCCTGATCGGCACCTTCGCGAGCACCGACGATCCCGAACTCGCCCAGAACCGCTGCTTCCTGTACCACGTCATCGGCCAGGGGACCGGCCACTGGGATGTTCCGGTCGGCGGCATGGGCGCTGTCACCGACGAGCTCCTGCGCGTCGCCCGCGAAGCCGGCGCGCGCATCGTCACCGGAGCGGAGGTAACCGGCATCGCTCCCGGTGGCAGCGTCAGGTACACCCGCAACGGCCACGAACGCCGCGTCGACGGCACGCACATCCTCGTCAATGCCGCCCCCGCTGTCCTGGACCGCCTGCTCGGCGAAGAACCCACCACCCCGCGACCGCAGGCCGAGGGCGCGCAGGTCGCCGTCAACCTCCTCCTCAAACGCCTCCCGCACCTGCGCGACCAGTCGATCGACCCGAAAGCGGCCTTCGGCGGGACCATCCACATCAACGAGAGCTACACGCAGCTGGAACAGGCCCACTCCGGGATGCTCCGCGGCGTCATGCCCGACCTCCTCCCGTGCCAGATCTCCTGCCACACCCTCACCGACCCCAGTGTCCTAGACCCGGATCTGGCGGCATCGGGCGCGCAGACGATCGCCGTCTTCGGCCTGCACACCCCTGACCGCTGGCTCACCGACGAGAACAACGAAGCGACCCGGCAACGCCTCCAGACTGCCGCGCTCGCCTCACTGAACTCCGTCCTCGCCGAGCCGATCGAAGACCTCCTCCTCACCGATGCGAACGGCGATCCCTGCATCGAGACGAAGACCACACGCGACCTCGAACGCGACCTCAACCTGCCCGGCGGCAACATCTTCCACGGCCCACTCACCTGGCCATTCGCTGAAGACGGCGACCCGCTGGACACACCGGCCGAGCGCTGGGGCGTCGCCACCGAGCACCCCCGCATCCTGCTCTGCGGCTCGGGCGCTCGCCGTGGGGGCGCGGTCAGCGGACTCGGGGGGCACAACGCGGCGATGGCCGTGCTGGAGGGCTGA
- a CDS encoding proline dehydrogenase family protein, with amino-acid sequence MVESRDVAASRLADEAVELVRSWLAQSAGRGGETVHEDPAAERLAGVLRDPDGLEFAVGFVDGVARPQDLFVAGYNLQRVAKKIPAFLPWYMRFAIWLGGVFGPVLPWVVIPIARRVLRRMVGHLVVDATPEKLGPAIAHLRAPHDPAGHGARLNLNLLGEAVLGEREAARRLKGTRALLARDDVDYVSIKVSSIASQLSMWSFDETVARVVERLTPLYQLAASSPTPTFINLDMEEYRDLDLTMAVFTGVLSKPEFLRLEAGIVLQTYLPDALDALQRLTEWATERRIAGGAPIKVRVVKGANLAMERVDAAIHGWPLATYSSKQATDANYKRVLDWALRPEHTDAVKIGVAGHNLFDVAFAWLLASRRGVAERIDVEMLLGMATAQAEAVKRTVGELLLYTPVVNPAEFDVAISYLIRRLEENASPENFMSAVFELGSDPELFERERQRFLASVAEFEADALSHEAAPLPNRTQDRTREWEESTADAFTRPPADDPVAGAADEGLTSVVLGLTRGSSGGLEADGAVGERTSRDEGRSGFENAADTDPSLAANRAWGRRILSRSGASELGAAAIASAAVSEPATLDGLLESVRAAGAAWGARSGKERAGLLDRAGHALEANRDRLIEVMAAETGKTIAEADPEVSEAVDFAHYYATLARELDSIQGARFVPSQLTVVVPPWNFPVAIPAGGVLAALAAGSGVIVKPAPQAKRSGAVMVEALWEAGIPRELLVLVDIGEDELGQQLVADARVDRVILTGSYETAKLFRSWRPDLPLLAETSGKNAIIVTPSADYDLAVSDIVKSAFGHAGQKCSAASLVILVGSVAKSERFRNQLVDAATSLRVGYPQDPMSQMGPLIEPASGKLLHALTTLGADEDWLVQPKQLDGSGRLWSPGIRTGVQPGSYFHLTEFFGPVLGIMTARTLEEAVRYQNAIEYGLTAGLHSLDSEELAQWLDTVEAGNLYVNRGITGAIVRRQPFGGWKRSAVGAGAKAGGPNYLIGLGSCEPDLGQSSSSLHLRGLEQRVTDLIESGQSSMGYPAFDLVRRSALSDAIAMATEYHQVRDVSGLGAERNLFRYLPVPVTIRLSEGASLPELLRVMASATVARSRFSVSTSVKLPRGTAHLLREREVEVVVESDAHWLSRVRAQRIPDHRIRLIGGDPAELAAALGGIPDVAVYSGLVTPSGRVEVLPFLHEQAISITNHRFGNPTRSTEEAI; translated from the coding sequence ATGGTTGAGAGCAGGGACGTGGCCGCGAGCCGATTGGCCGATGAGGCGGTCGAGCTCGTGCGCTCGTGGCTCGCGCAGAGCGCGGGGCGCGGTGGGGAGACGGTCCACGAGGACCCGGCGGCCGAGCGTCTGGCGGGTGTGCTGCGCGATCCGGACGGCCTGGAATTCGCGGTCGGGTTCGTAGACGGGGTGGCCCGGCCTCAGGACCTCTTCGTCGCGGGGTACAACCTGCAGCGCGTCGCGAAGAAGATTCCGGCGTTCCTGCCCTGGTACATGCGGTTCGCGATCTGGCTGGGCGGTGTCTTCGGCCCGGTGCTGCCGTGGGTGGTCATTCCGATCGCGCGCCGCGTGCTTCGGCGGATGGTCGGCCATCTCGTCGTGGACGCGACGCCCGAGAAGCTCGGGCCCGCCATCGCGCACCTGCGCGCACCCCACGACCCGGCCGGCCATGGCGCGCGCCTGAACCTCAACCTGCTCGGCGAGGCGGTTCTCGGGGAGAGGGAGGCGGCGCGGCGGCTGAAAGGCACTCGTGCGCTGCTGGCCCGGGACGACGTCGACTATGTCTCGATCAAGGTGTCGTCGATCGCCTCCCAGCTGTCGATGTGGTCATTCGATGAGACGGTCGCACGTGTCGTCGAGCGGCTGACGCCGCTCTACCAGCTGGCCGCGTCGTCGCCGACGCCGACGTTCATCAACCTCGATATGGAGGAATATCGCGATCTCGACCTCACGATGGCGGTGTTCACTGGCGTCCTGAGCAAGCCGGAGTTCCTCCGTTTGGAGGCGGGGATCGTGCTCCAGACTTACCTCCCGGACGCGCTCGACGCGCTTCAGCGGCTCACAGAATGGGCGACCGAACGACGGATCGCGGGCGGCGCTCCGATCAAGGTGCGGGTCGTGAAGGGCGCGAACCTGGCGATGGAGCGGGTGGATGCCGCGATCCACGGCTGGCCGCTGGCCACCTACAGCAGCAAGCAGGCGACCGACGCGAACTACAAGCGTGTGCTGGACTGGGCGCTGAGGCCGGAGCACACCGATGCTGTGAAGATCGGCGTCGCGGGACACAACCTGTTCGACGTCGCCTTCGCGTGGCTCCTCGCCTCTCGGCGCGGGGTCGCCGAGCGGATCGACGTCGAGATGCTGCTCGGGATGGCGACGGCTCAGGCGGAGGCCGTGAAGCGGACGGTCGGAGAGCTGCTGCTGTACACGCCGGTGGTCAATCCGGCCGAGTTCGATGTCGCGATCTCGTACCTCATCCGCCGGCTGGAGGAGAACGCGAGCCCGGAGAACTTCATGTCGGCGGTGTTCGAGCTCGGGTCGGACCCCGAGCTGTTCGAGCGTGAGCGGCAGCGCTTCCTCGCCTCGGTGGCGGAGTTCGAGGCGGATGCCTTGTCGCATGAAGCAGCACCGCTTCCGAACCGCACACAGGATCGCACCCGGGAGTGGGAGGAATCGACGGCGGACGCCTTCACACGGCCACCGGCGGACGACCCGGTGGCGGGAGCTGCGGACGAGGGCCTGACGAGCGTGGTGCTCGGCCTCACCCGCGGGTCGAGCGGCGGCCTGGAGGCTGACGGCGCCGTCGGGGAGCGGACGAGCCGAGATGAGGGGCGCTCGGGGTTCGAGAACGCCGCTGACACCGATCCCTCGCTCGCAGCCAACCGGGCGTGGGGCCGCCGCATCCTGAGCCGGTCGGGGGCGAGTGAGCTCGGGGCCGCGGCGATTGCGAGTGCGGCTGTCAGCGAACCGGCGACGCTGGACGGCCTTCTCGAAAGCGTGCGCGCGGCAGGGGCCGCGTGGGGGGCGCGCAGCGGCAAGGAGCGCGCCGGCCTCCTCGATCGGGCCGGGCACGCGCTGGAAGCCAATCGGGACCGCCTGATCGAAGTGATGGCGGCCGAGACCGGCAAGACCATCGCGGAGGCCGATCCCGAGGTGAGCGAGGCGGTGGACTTCGCCCACTACTACGCGACCCTCGCGCGTGAGCTCGACAGCATCCAGGGGGCGCGGTTCGTTCCGTCGCAGCTCACGGTGGTCGTTCCGCCCTGGAACTTCCCGGTCGCCATCCCGGCGGGCGGAGTCCTCGCGGCGCTCGCCGCAGGCAGCGGGGTGATCGTCAAACCAGCGCCGCAGGCGAAGCGCAGTGGCGCGGTGATGGTCGAGGCGCTGTGGGAGGCGGGCATCCCCCGGGAACTGCTGGTCCTTGTGGACATCGGGGAAGATGAGCTCGGGCAGCAGCTCGTGGCCGACGCCCGGGTCGATCGGGTCATCCTCACCGGATCGTACGAGACGGCCAAGCTGTTCCGTTCCTGGCGTCCGGACCTCCCGCTGCTGGCTGAGACGAGCGGGAAGAACGCGATCATCGTCACGCCGAGCGCGGACTACGACCTCGCCGTGTCGGACATCGTGAAGAGCGCCTTCGGGCACGCCGGGCAGAAGTGCTCGGCCGCGAGCCTCGTCATCCTGGTGGGCTCGGTCGCGAAGTCCGAGCGGTTCCGGAACCAGCTCGTGGATGCGGCCACCAGCCTGCGGGTCGGCTATCCGCAAGACCCAATGAGTCAGATGGGTCCGCTGATCGAACCCGCGAGCGGCAAACTCCTGCACGCGCTCACCACGCTCGGTGCGGACGAGGACTGGCTCGTTCAGCCGAAACAGCTGGACGGCAGCGGCAGGCTGTGGTCGCCCGGCATCCGGACCGGCGTCCAGCCGGGGTCGTACTTCCACCTCACCGAGTTCTTCGGGCCGGTGCTCGGGATCATGACGGCCAGGACTCTCGAGGAGGCGGTGCGCTATCAGAACGCGATCGAGTACGGGCTCACGGCCGGTCTGCACTCGCTCGACTCCGAGGAACTCGCGCAGTGGCTCGACACCGTCGAGGCGGGCAACCTGTACGTCAACCGCGGGATCACCGGGGCGATCGTCCGGCGACAGCCGTTCGGCGGGTGGAAGCGTTCCGCGGTCGGTGCGGGGGCGAAAGCGGGAGGGCCGAACTACCTGATCGGGCTCGGAAGCTGTGAACCGGACCTCGGCCAGTCGAGTTCCAGCCTGCACCTGCGCGGCCTGGAACAGCGGGTGACCGACCTGATCGAATCAGGCCAGTCGTCGATGGGCTATCCCGCGTTCGACCTCGTGCGCCGGTCCGCCCTGAGCGATGCGATCGCGATGGCGACGGAGTATCACCAGGTGAGAGATGTCTCCGGGCTCGGAGCCGAGAGAAATCTCTTCCGCTACCTCCCGGTCCCGGTGACGATTCGGCTGTCGGAGGGCGCGTCCCTGCCGGAACTGCTTCGCGTGATGGCGTCCGCGACGGTGGCGCGCTCACGGTTCTCGGTCAGCACGAGCGTGAAACTGCCGAGGGGGACCGCCCACCTGCTCCGTGAACGCGAGGTGGAGGTCGTTGTCGAGTCCGACGCCCACTGGCTCTCACGGGTGCGTGCGCAGCGCATTCCGGACCATCGCATCCGGTTGATCGGCGGCGACCCGGCGGAACTGGCTGCGGCGCTCGGCGGCATCCCGGATGTCGCGGTCTATTCCGGCTTGGTCACACCCTCGGGGCGAGTCGAGGTGCTGCCGTTCCTGCACGAGCAGGCCATCTCGATAACCAACCACCGGTTCGGGAATCCGACGCGGTCGACAGAGGAGGCGATCTGA
- a CDS encoding DNA methyltransferase gives MTDILARNEHMTFKANAGVGRHGWLRLTPSYGIRLVRERLEALEPGSVVTDPFSGTGTTPLAVAELGHLGQSVDVNPFLIWLGGVKIRHYAAETPRQFSELAVVVVEASRSYPVRDRLWQPRIFKIERWWSRGALHALRTLRASIDEYDGEVRDLLDIAFCRTLIDVSGAAFNHQSMSFKDAAPRTRFDIADAEQTREVFLTEARYLAVSASIDLPGSAVIRRGDSRTGVTTLEPADLVLTSPPYCNRMSYIRELRPYMYWMRFLDEASDAGALDWKAIGGTWGTATSKLATWAADYPTPVDDELLKVASAIEQDGGKSGRLLAAYVHKYHYDMWLHFQAIAPHVKSGGSVSYIVGNSTFSGHEVPVQRWYAEMLRALGFTDVHVETIRKRNSNKALFEYDVTARKP, from the coding sequence GTGACCGACATCCTCGCTCGCAATGAGCACATGACGTTCAAGGCCAACGCCGGAGTTGGCCGTCATGGGTGGCTCCGACTCACCCCGTCCTATGGCATCCGGCTAGTTCGCGAACGACTGGAGGCGCTGGAGCCTGGGTCGGTGGTCACAGACCCGTTCAGTGGCACGGGGACAACGCCGCTCGCAGTGGCGGAACTCGGGCACCTCGGGCAGTCGGTGGATGTCAATCCGTTCCTCATCTGGCTCGGTGGCGTGAAGATCCGCCACTATGCCGCAGAGACACCGCGTCAGTTCTCCGAGTTGGCGGTGGTCGTGGTGGAAGCGTCCCGGTCCTACCCGGTGCGCGACCGACTCTGGCAACCGCGCATCTTCAAGATCGAGCGCTGGTGGAGCCGGGGAGCCCTACACGCTCTGCGAACCCTACGCGCCAGCATCGATGAGTACGACGGCGAGGTCCGCGATCTGCTCGATATCGCGTTCTGCCGGACCCTGATCGACGTGTCGGGGGCCGCTTTCAACCACCAGTCGATGTCATTCAAGGACGCGGCTCCACGTACACGCTTCGACATAGCCGACGCGGAACAGACACGCGAAGTGTTCCTCACAGAGGCACGCTATCTCGCGGTGTCAGCGTCCATCGACCTCCCAGGCTCCGCTGTGATCCGCCGCGGTGACTCAAGAACCGGCGTGACCACGCTCGAACCGGCGGACCTCGTGCTGACCTCGCCACCCTACTGCAACCGCATGTCGTACATCCGGGAGCTCCGCCCCTACATGTACTGGATGCGGTTCCTGGACGAGGCCAGCGACGCAGGGGCGCTCGACTGGAAGGCCATCGGTGGCACGTGGGGCACGGCAACATCAAAGCTGGCGACCTGGGCGGCGGACTACCCCACGCCGGTCGATGACGAACTGCTAAAGGTGGCCTCGGCCATCGAACAAGACGGGGGCAAGAGCGGGAGACTGCTCGCCGCCTATGTACACAAGTACCACTACGACATGTGGCTTCACTTCCAAGCGATCGCTCCGCACGTCAAGAGCGGCGGGTCGGTATCGTACATCGTCGGCAACTCGACGTTCTCGGGACACGAGGTGCCGGTGCAACGCTGGTACGCGGAGATGCTTCGCGCTCTCGGGTTCACTGACGTGCATGTCGAAACGATCCGCAAGCGCAACTCGAACAAGGCGCTTTTCGAGTACGACGTCACCGCCCGGAAGCCATGA
- a CDS encoding LysR family transcriptional regulator — protein MLDTRKLRLLHELRIRGTVSGVAKALSYSPSSVSQQLAALEREVGTVLLVKSGRRLRFTPQGELLAERTTGILDALDAAESAVATSGTTVSGVVRIAVFQSAAHAILPTALDSLARDFPELRVEIAEREPDQGLFEVSARDVDLAIAEQYPGSARGMRSDLDRAELATDSIHLATAKRRDARIRTTSLTAAAGLPWVLEPEGTAARTWAVQLCRTAGFEPDVRFETADLVAHIRLIASGNAVELLPGLVWSGDEPSICLLPLPGSPRRTIFTSARRSVAASPGVVACRRALAAAIP, from the coding sequence ATGCTCGACACTCGTAAGCTCCGCCTCCTCCACGAGCTGAGAATCCGCGGCACCGTCTCCGGCGTGGCCAAAGCCCTGTCGTACAGCCCGTCCTCCGTCTCCCAGCAACTCGCCGCCCTGGAACGGGAGGTCGGCACGGTCCTCCTCGTCAAATCCGGGCGCCGGCTTCGGTTCACCCCGCAGGGCGAACTCCTCGCCGAGCGCACGACCGGCATTCTGGACGCTCTCGACGCCGCCGAGTCGGCGGTCGCGACCTCCGGCACAACCGTCAGCGGCGTCGTGCGGATCGCCGTCTTCCAGTCCGCCGCGCACGCCATCCTGCCCACCGCCCTCGACTCCCTCGCACGCGACTTCCCCGAACTCCGCGTCGAAATCGCCGAGCGCGAACCGGACCAGGGGCTGTTCGAGGTGTCCGCGCGCGACGTCGACCTCGCCATCGCCGAGCAGTACCCCGGCAGCGCCCGGGGGATGCGCAGCGACCTGGACCGCGCCGAGCTCGCGACCGACAGCATCCACCTCGCCACCGCCAAACGACGGGATGCCCGCATCCGAACCACCTCCCTCACCGCCGCCGCCGGCCTGCCGTGGGTCCTCGAACCCGAGGGGACCGCCGCCCGCACCTGGGCCGTCCAGCTCTGCCGCACAGCCGGCTTCGAACCCGATGTCCGGTTCGAGACCGCCGACCTGGTCGCGCACATCCGGCTCATCGCTTCGGGGAACGCGGTCGAACTGCTGCCCGGCCTCGTCTGGTCCGGCGACGAGCCGAGCATTTGCCTCCTCCCCCTGCCGGGTTCTCCACGCCGCACGATCTTCACCTCCGCCCGCCGCTCCGTCGCCGCCAGCCCGGGTGTGGTGGCGTGCCGCCGGGCTCTCGCCGCGGCGATCCCGTGA